In Rhodothermales bacterium, a single window of DNA contains:
- a CDS encoding Re/Si-specific NAD(P)(+) transhydrogenase subunit alpha — translation MGYTIGVPKETATGERMVALVPEVVSKLVKAGATVQVERGAGDGAYVSDQEFTDAGATMVDRSAAFSSDIVVKVRPPDDQEIGLMRKGGAYIGFLSPLDDASRSAALATQGVTALSMELVPRISRAQKMDALSALSSIGGYRAMLMAATTLPKFFPLLTTAAGTVRPSNVLVLGAGVAGLQAIATARRLGAKVSAYDIREAAKEEVHSLGAQFVELELEIGDMQDSGGYAKALAEEKSKRQVELLVPFIGKSDVVVSTALIPGRKAPVLISEDAVKAMTPGSVIVDMAAANGGNCALTEADQTVVRHGVTIIGATNLTTDMPVHASQLYARTLLAMLQDFTDENGFKPNTDDEVFAGSCVCRDGEVVHERVKNVLSS, via the coding sequence ATGGGATACACGATTGGAGTTCCGAAGGAAACCGCGACAGGTGAACGCATGGTCGCGCTCGTACCTGAAGTGGTGAGCAAGCTGGTGAAAGCCGGCGCCACGGTTCAGGTCGAACGTGGTGCGGGTGACGGCGCATACGTATCGGACCAGGAATTCACGGACGCGGGAGCCACGATGGTGGATCGGAGTGCCGCATTCTCAAGCGACATCGTGGTCAAGGTTCGTCCTCCCGATGATCAGGAAATCGGATTGATGCGCAAGGGTGGTGCCTACATCGGATTCCTGAGTCCATTGGATGATGCCAGCCGGTCGGCTGCGCTTGCAACGCAGGGGGTAACAGCACTTTCCATGGAGCTGGTTCCGCGGATTTCACGTGCCCAGAAGATGGACGCGTTGTCTGCACTCTCCTCGATTGGTGGATACCGGGCCATGCTGATGGCGGCAACTACCCTGCCGAAATTCTTTCCGTTGTTGACGACCGCGGCCGGTACCGTCCGACCGTCCAACGTGCTCGTTCTGGGAGCAGGCGTTGCCGGGCTGCAGGCCATAGCCACGGCGCGACGGTTGGGAGCCAAGGTGTCCGCGTACGATATCCGGGAGGCGGCAAAAGAAGAGGTCCACTCGCTTGGGGCACAATTCGTGGAGTTGGAACTCGAGATCGGCGACATGCAGGATTCCGGCGGCTATGCGAAAGCGTTGGCCGAGGAAAAATCAAAACGCCAGGTGGAATTGCTTGTGCCGTTCATCGGCAAGTCGGATGTCGTCGTATCGACCGCACTCATTCCGGGCAGGAAAGCCCCTGTCCTCATTTCGGAAGATGCCGTCAAGGCCATGACGCCTGGCAGTGTCATCGTGGACATGGCAGCCGCCAACGGAGGAAACTGTGCCTTGACCGAGGCCGACCAGACGGTTGTCCGGCATGGGGTTACCATCATCGGTGCAACCAACCTGACCACGGACATGCCGGTACATGCCAGCCAGTTGTACGCACGCACGCTGTTGGCCATGTTGCAGGACTTCACGGACGAGAACGGATTCAAACCGAATACGGACGATGAGGTGTTTGCCGGATCGTGCGTCTGTCGCGACGGGGAAGTGGTCCACGAACGAGTCAAAAACGTGCTTTCATCATGA
- a CDS encoding NAD(P) transhydrogenase subunit alpha, with protein MIENLIVFVLAAFIGMEVISKVPQTLHTPLMSGSNAVSGITIVGALVVAGMVDDPWAMWIGVGALIFATINVVGGFMVTDRMLQMFKKKDK; from the coding sequence ATGATTGAGAACCTGATCGTATTTGTATTGGCGGCCTTCATCGGGATGGAAGTCATCTCGAAGGTCCCCCAGACGCTGCACACACCGCTCATGTCCGGGTCGAATGCCGTTTCCGGCATCACCATTGTCGGGGCGCTCGTCGTGGCCGGTATGGTGGACGATCCATGGGCCATGTGGATTGGTGTTGGCGCGTTGATCTTTGCCACCATCAACGTAGTGGGCGGTTTCATGGTCACCGACCGGATGCTGCAGATGTTCAAGAAAAAGGACAAGTGA
- a CDS encoding S46 family peptidase, with product MHPNRFHMRNVAAMLVLVVFATSACAPPRQVAEVTSRPVMRADTVRAYPASPAQPAYEEVPVPHHVNGRMWVFDALPYDWWAEEYDLRPDSSWSTRAMRGALRLGTFCSASFVSAEGLVLTNHHCVRDQLEKVEQDGENLLKDGFVARHDSLERRIPDLYVDELLRIENVTDEVRKAAEDVRGAGPRMDARRKRAEAIERRMTEELNGSDSLYVVEVFETWSAYRYSAYVYRRHRDVRLVLVPSESAGYFGGDADNFSWPRHTLDMAFLRVRDREGHPHKPAHYFSVDTTSVQSGDAVFVVGNPGTTDRLSPVSILEYERDVTLPRSIAVLMNRQQVLRNHSERLADSLANDLMTLENTLKAERGSLEGLNEGDVLAVRYTADQVLQRQFAQEDSLAQAFGNLQRDLRLLQQSKRISARKAEAFTHFLNPVASSRILARAMYGYVLTLSRQRGADDEALASLRKDALNIEDWPRDVERDMIQARLMDVIHALGETDPTVRRLLDGKDAATIADSMVTHTRIAEKDAFQEILDENYLASGDVTVPLIEALAPLYFTLDAELSGLVTRENALLTRLEEGRYRVEATPSPPDASFKLRISDGRVKGVDSTSAFTTFAGLFALAERQGAGAQASPWSLPKELDGHAAVLRDIPLNLVATTDIAGGNSGSPLLSRDLDLVGLVFDSNWDALPSNWVFGREDGRTIAVDIRAIVAMLRHAYGADHVLHELLNERP from the coding sequence ATGCACCCGAACCGGTTCCATATGCGAAACGTCGCAGCAATGCTCGTTCTTGTCGTCTTTGCAACGTCCGCCTGCGCTCCGCCCCGACAGGTCGCGGAGGTCACGTCCCGTCCGGTCATGCGGGCCGATACGGTTCGGGCGTACCCGGCATCTCCCGCGCAACCGGCTTATGAAGAAGTGCCGGTGCCTCACCATGTGAATGGTCGCATGTGGGTATTCGATGCGCTGCCATACGATTGGTGGGCCGAGGAGTATGACCTCCGTCCAGACTCATCCTGGAGCACCCGAGCCATGCGTGGCGCGTTGCGGCTGGGTACGTTCTGTTCGGCATCTTTCGTTTCGGCGGAGGGACTGGTTCTGACGAACCACCATTGCGTCCGGGATCAACTGGAAAAAGTGGAACAGGACGGGGAAAATCTGCTGAAAGACGGGTTCGTCGCTCGTCATGATTCCCTCGAACGGCGCATTCCGGATCTGTACGTGGATGAACTGCTGCGGATTGAGAACGTGACCGACGAAGTCCGGAAAGCGGCCGAGGACGTCCGCGGAGCGGGCCCCAGGATGGATGCCCGTCGAAAGCGCGCGGAAGCCATAGAACGTCGGATGACGGAAGAACTGAACGGATCGGATTCCCTGTATGTGGTGGAGGTATTCGAGACGTGGAGCGCCTACCGGTACAGTGCCTACGTGTATCGCAGGCACCGCGATGTGAGACTGGTTCTGGTTCCGTCGGAGTCAGCCGGTTACTTCGGGGGGGATGCTGACAATTTCTCGTGGCCGAGGCATACCCTGGACATGGCGTTCCTGCGTGTCCGGGACCGGGAGGGACATCCACACAAGCCGGCCCATTACTTTTCCGTCGACACGACCTCGGTACAATCCGGAGATGCGGTATTCGTCGTCGGCAACCCGGGTACGACCGACCGACTGTCCCCGGTTTCCATACTCGAGTACGAGCGGGACGTCACCTTGCCACGCAGCATAGCCGTGCTCATGAACCGACAACAGGTGCTTCGGAACCATTCCGAACGGCTGGCCGATTCGTTGGCCAATGATTTGATGACACTGGAGAATACGCTCAAAGCAGAGCGGGGCTCGCTCGAAGGATTGAATGAAGGAGATGTCCTCGCCGTCCGATATACGGCGGACCAGGTACTGCAACGGCAATTCGCCCAGGAAGACTCGCTCGCGCAGGCATTCGGCAATCTGCAGCGGGACCTTCGGCTGCTCCAGCAATCCAAGCGGATTTCTGCGAGAAAGGCGGAAGCCTTCACGCATTTCCTGAATCCGGTGGCTTCATCCAGGATCCTGGCCCGGGCCATGTATGGATATGTCCTTACGCTCTCCAGACAACGAGGTGCAGATGATGAAGCCTTGGCATCGCTCCGGAAAGATGCCCTAAACATCGAGGATTGGCCCCGGGACGTGGAACGGGACATGATCCAGGCACGGCTGATGGACGTGATTCATGCCCTCGGTGAAACGGATCCGACCGTCCGGCGCTTGCTGGACGGAAAGGATGCAGCGACCATCGCCGATTCCATGGTGACGCACACCCGGATTGCGGAAAAGGATGCGTTCCAGGAAATCCTTGACGAAAACTATCTGGCCAGCGGGGACGTCACGGTTCCGTTGATCGAGGCACTTGCCCCCCTGTATTTCACATTGGATGCCGAACTTTCGGGGCTCGTCACGCGCGAAAACGCCTTGCTGACCCGTCTGGAAGAGGGACGGTACCGTGTGGAAGCAACACCGTCACCGCCGGATGCATCCTTCAAGCTCCGCATTTCAGACGGGCGCGTGAAAGGGGTCGACTCCACTTCCGCTTTTACGACGTTTGCCGGCCTTTTTGCCCTGGCTGAGCGGCAGGGGGCCGGAGCACAAGCATCACCCTGGTCGCTCCCGAAGGAGCTTGACGGGCATGCCGCCGTGTTGCGGGACATTCCGCTCAATCTGGTCGCTACGACCGACATTGCCGGTGGAAACTCCGGCTCGCCACTCCTTTCCCGTGACCTGGACCTGGTGGGACTTGTTTTCGACAGCAATTGGGACGCCCTGCCTTCAAACTGGGTCTTCGGCCGGGAGGATGGAAGAACCATTGCCGTGGACATTCGGGCCATCGTGGCCATGCTCAGGCATGCCTACGGAGCCGACCACGTGCTGCACGAATTGCTCAACGAACGCCCCTGA
- a CDS encoding arylesterase: MAESASERADNPDALRILFLGDSITAAYGLDERQGFVHLVGERLDSVGIPSTVINAGVSGDTSTGGLNRLDWLLNQGLDILVLELGGNDGLRGIDVDLTRSNLAAIIEQTRSASPGTEIILAGMQVPPNLGQDYTRRFSSMYSDLAAEYETHLIPFILEGVGGNPALNLPDGIHPTAEGHRILAETVWDVLYPVARDRVRVP, translated from the coding sequence ATGGCCGAGTCCGCCAGCGAACGTGCGGACAACCCGGATGCGCTTCGCATCCTCTTTCTTGGCGACAGCATCACGGCAGCCTACGGATTGGACGAAAGACAGGGATTCGTGCATCTTGTCGGAGAACGTCTGGATTCCGTGGGAATCCCGTCCACCGTAATCAATGCCGGCGTTTCGGGCGATACGAGTACCGGTGGCCTGAATCGACTGGACTGGCTCCTGAACCAGGGACTGGATATCCTGGTCCTGGAGCTGGGTGGCAATGACGGGCTGAGGGGAATTGATGTGGACTTGACCCGCTCGAACCTTGCGGCCATCATCGAACAAACCCGCTCCGCATCCCCGGGCACGGAGATCATCCTCGCCGGGATGCAGGTCCCCCCGAATCTGGGTCAGGACTATACACGTCGCTTCAGTTCGATGTATTCGGATCTCGCTGCAGAATACGAAACGCACCTCATCCCCTTCATCCTGGAAGGCGTCGGCGGGAATCCCGCCTTGAACCTTCCGGATGGCATACACCCCACCGCCGAGGGTCACCGCATCCTGGCGGAGACCGTGTGGGACGTATTGTACCCCGTTGCCAGGGACCGCGTCAGAGTGCCTTGA
- the serC gene encoding 3-phosphoserine/phosphohydroxythreonine transaminase: MERIHNFSAGPGTLPRPVLEEARDEMLVYKTAGASIMEISHRSAEYTAVADAARQHFKDLLGLDDDWQILFLQGGASLQFYQTALNFLPAGRTADYVDTGEWSSKAIQQGQFVGTVNVAASSEETGYDHVPPQASWVHSENPAYVHVTSNNTIYGTRMTWDPDVPAPLICDASSDFLARPLDMNRYSLIYAGAQKNIGPAGVTVVLVRSSFMERANPNVPTMLDYRVHASKLFNTPPVFAVYMVEKVLRWLKDLGGLVEMERRNDQKARLLYDRLDRTDFYRGTAQTASRSNMNVTFRLPDEAMESAFIAGAKKKGLVGLKGHRSVGGIRASIYNACDRSSVEALIDFMDGFERDA, translated from the coding sequence ATGGAACGCATCCACAACTTTTCAGCCGGACCGGGCACGTTGCCCCGACCCGTTCTCGAAGAAGCGCGTGACGAAATGCTCGTCTACAAAACGGCCGGCGCATCCATCATGGAAATCAGCCACCGTTCGGCGGAGTACACGGCAGTCGCCGATGCGGCCCGGCAGCATTTCAAGGACCTGCTGGGCCTGGATGATGATTGGCAAATCCTCTTTCTGCAGGGCGGTGCATCGCTCCAGTTCTATCAGACGGCACTTAATTTCCTGCCCGCAGGTCGTACCGCCGATTATGTGGACACGGGTGAGTGGTCCAGCAAGGCCATCCAGCAAGGCCAGTTCGTGGGTACGGTGAACGTGGCTGCCAGCAGCGAAGAGACCGGCTACGACCATGTGCCACCGCAGGCCAGCTGGGTCCATTCCGAGAACCCGGCCTATGTCCATGTCACTTCGAACAATACCATTTACGGTACCCGCATGACGTGGGATCCGGATGTACCCGCACCCCTCATCTGCGATGCGTCGTCCGATTTCCTGGCGCGCCCCCTCGACATGAACCGGTATTCGCTCATCTATGCGGGTGCGCAGAAGAATATCGGACCGGCCGGAGTGACCGTCGTTCTCGTTCGTTCATCGTTCATGGAACGCGCCAATCCAAACGTGCCCACGATGCTGGACTACCGGGTGCACGCATCCAAATTGTTCAACACGCCACCCGTTTTCGCGGTATACATGGTTGAAAAGGTGCTCCGTTGGTTGAAAGATCTGGGAGGTCTGGTCGAGATGGAGCGTCGCAACGACCAGAAGGCGCGCCTGCTCTATGACCGGCTGGATCGGACGGATTTCTACCGGGGCACGGCACAGACGGCTTCGCGGTCGAACATGAATGTCACATTCCGCCTGCCTGATGAGGCGATGGAATCCGCATTCATTGCCGGGGCCAAGAAGAAGGGGCTTGTGGGCCTGAAGGGGCACAGGAGTGTCGGGGGCATCCGTGCATCCATCTATAATGCCTGTGATCGCTCATCCGTGGAGGCACTGATTGATTTCATGGACGGATTCGAACGGGACGCCTGA
- a CDS encoding peptidase — protein MHPASVLLVFLDGIGLAPPGPDNPLSGPDLSGLHMWAGGRPWTLPVTPVPDEMHHFAAVDACLGVPGLPQSGTGQATLFTGINCARLAQRHFGPWPHSSTRNALRSHNVFRRVREHTGRDTAFANAFPEAFFERATRTDRWSTTTRCCLDSGTPLRTLEDLASGNAVAADITGAGLRRFTGHTTEQTEEHAADRLLAVAQQHAFTLFEYFLTDKAGHAQSPGQAVEVLQSVSRFLGHLHACKPDGMTIVITSDHGNLEDLSVRTHTRNPVPLAVSGPGAGAFVDVVDLTDVVPAIIQAFRGVR, from the coding sequence ATGCATCCTGCGAGCGTCCTGCTGGTCTTCTTGGACGGAATCGGATTGGCCCCTCCGGGTCCGGACAATCCATTATCCGGCCCGGACCTGTCCGGACTGCATATGTGGGCGGGTGGCCGTCCCTGGACGCTTCCCGTCACTCCTGTCCCTGACGAGATGCATCATTTTGCGGCTGTGGATGCGTGTCTCGGCGTTCCGGGACTGCCGCAGAGTGGTACGGGGCAGGCCACACTCTTTACGGGAATCAACTGCGCCAGACTGGCGCAGCGGCATTTCGGACCCTGGCCACATTCCAGCACGCGCAATGCGTTGCGCAGCCACAACGTGTTTCGACGCGTCCGGGAGCATACGGGCCGGGATACGGCGTTCGCGAATGCGTTTCCCGAAGCCTTCTTCGAGCGTGCCACACGGACGGACCGGTGGTCGACCACGACGCGATGCTGCCTGGATTCGGGAACTCCGCTCCGCACGCTGGAGGATCTCGCTTCCGGAAATGCGGTGGCCGCGGATATCACGGGAGCGGGACTGCGCCGCTTCACGGGCCACACGACAGAACAGACGGAAGAGCACGCCGCAGACCGCTTGCTCGCTGTGGCCCAACAACATGCATTCACGCTGTTCGAGTACTTCCTGACAGACAAGGCCGGCCATGCCCAGTCCCCGGGCCAGGCGGTCGAGGTACTACAATCCGTTTCCCGATTCCTGGGCCACCTCCATGCATGCAAGCCGGACGGCATGACCATCGTGATCACATCGGATCACGGCAACCTGGAAGATCTCTCCGTGCGGACACATACCCGGAATCCGGTGCCGCTCGCAGTTTCAGGTCCTGGCGCTGGCGCCTTCGTGGATGTCGTCGACTTGACGGACGTGGTGCCCGCCATCATCCAGGCGTTCAGGGGCGTTCGTTGA
- a CDS encoding 3-phosphoglycerate dehydrogenase family protein, protein MRVLLADSLSDTVLSMLGEASLEVVNEPGLSGDALTAALGRHAPQVLVVRSTKVPKEAILASPALELIVRAGAGYDTIDVLTASEAGVFVANCPGKNATAVAELTIGLLMALDRSIPDNVMDARSGAWNKAKYGKAEGLKGRTLGVVGLGNIGREVVSMAHALGMHIVGWSRSLTDAQARELGVLRVDSPVDVAARADAVTLHVAATDDTRQLADKAFFGAMKQGAFFINTTRASVVDEAAMTQAMQDKGIRVALDVFSDEPAAKSGSFQHPLASHPNVYLTHHIGASTEQAQNAIAEEAARIIITYATTGDVPNCVNLATKTPATHQLTVRHRDKVGVLAGVLETMRQANWNIHEMENVVFDGAKAACAYIRFDGTVQTAVVERISELDDILAVSLMEL, encoded by the coding sequence ATGCGCGTATTGCTTGCCGACAGTCTGTCCGACACTGTTCTATCCATGCTTGGTGAAGCGTCCCTGGAGGTGGTCAACGAACCCGGACTATCGGGAGACGCGCTGACGGCCGCGTTGGGCAGACATGCCCCTCAGGTATTGGTCGTCCGGTCCACGAAGGTACCCAAGGAGGCCATCCTGGCTTCGCCAGCACTGGAACTCATTGTACGGGCAGGCGCGGGATACGACACGATCGATGTGCTGACGGCATCGGAGGCAGGCGTGTTCGTGGCCAATTGCCCCGGAAAGAACGCCACGGCGGTGGCCGAATTGACCATCGGCCTCTTGATGGCGCTGGATCGGTCCATCCCGGACAATGTCATGGATGCTCGCTCCGGCGCATGGAACAAGGCCAAGTACGGAAAGGCCGAGGGCTTGAAGGGACGGACGCTTGGCGTAGTCGGCTTGGGAAACATCGGTCGGGAAGTCGTCAGCATGGCCCATGCACTCGGTATGCATATCGTAGGATGGTCCAGGTCCCTCACCGATGCCCAGGCGAGGGAACTCGGTGTCCTTCGTGTGGACTCCCCGGTGGATGTTGCAGCCCGCGCTGACGCGGTGACCCTGCACGTGGCGGCGACGGATGATACCCGCCAATTGGCCGACAAGGCATTCTTCGGCGCCATGAAACAGGGCGCCTTCTTCATCAATACCACGCGGGCGTCCGTCGTGGATGAAGCGGCCATGACACAGGCCATGCAGGACAAGGGCATACGCGTTGCACTGGATGTATTTTCAGACGAACCTGCCGCCAAGAGCGGGTCGTTCCAGCATCCGCTCGCATCCCATCCGAATGTCTACTTGACCCATCATATCGGTGCATCCACGGAGCAGGCGCAGAACGCCATCGCCGAGGAGGCTGCCCGTATCATTATCACCTACGCGACGACCGGTGACGTACCCAATTGTGTGAACCTGGCCACGAAAACGCCAGCAACCCACCAGTTGACCGTCCGGCACCGGGACAAAGTCGGTGTGCTGGCCGGTGTCCTTGAGACCATGCGGCAGGCGAACTGGAACATCCACGAAATGGAGAACGTGGTTTTTGATGGTGCGAAGGCAGCGTGTGCGTACATTCGGTTCGATGGAACAGTGCAAACGGCCGTCGTCGAACGTATTTCTGAACTTGATGATATTCTGGCCGTGAGCCTGATGGAATTATGA
- a CDS encoding NAD(P)(+) transhydrogenase (Re/Si-specific) subunit beta gives MKQAIIDIAYLVSAVLFIFGLKRLQSPATARKGNQLAALGMLVAVVATLFLQEILTPAQMLLGLVVGTGIGLLLAKRVEMTGMPELVAAFNGFGGIASTLVASAEIARILSHGEVVLDAVSAFTIALSILIGTITFTGSFVAFGKLSERISGNPISFPGMRLLTILFVLAVVAGTTWMVMGANEIHQIPEPVIYGALIVGGMAFLLGILLVIPIGGADMPVVVALLNSYSGLAAAATGFVLDNTALIVSGALVGASGLILTNIMCVAMNRSLLNVLLGGFGGDGGGDASSGGPTVGNLTVNSTTPDDVAILLTYASKVIFVPGYGMAVAQAQHAVRELAEELEKRDVEVKFAVHPVAGRMPGHMNVLLAEANVSYDKLFEMDEINGEFATTDVAVVIGANDVVNPAARHDKSSPIYGMPILNVDHAATTIVLKRSMRPGYAGIDNELFYNSNNQMLFGDAKESIANVLNEVKAL, from the coding sequence ATGAAACAAGCCATTATTGACATTGCCTACCTGGTTTCCGCAGTCCTTTTCATCTTTGGACTCAAGCGTCTCCAATCCCCGGCTACGGCGCGGAAGGGCAACCAGCTTGCCGCCCTCGGAATGTTGGTGGCGGTCGTTGCCACGTTGTTCCTGCAGGAAATCCTGACGCCGGCACAAATGCTCCTGGGGCTGGTGGTCGGCACCGGTATCGGACTGCTGCTCGCCAAGCGCGTTGAAATGACCGGAATGCCGGAACTGGTCGCGGCGTTCAACGGATTCGGGGGTATTGCCTCCACGCTCGTTGCTTCGGCAGAAATCGCGCGGATCCTGTCCCACGGGGAAGTGGTGCTGGACGCGGTCAGCGCCTTCACCATCGCGTTGTCCATCCTCATCGGTACGATCACCTTCACCGGCAGCTTCGTCGCTTTCGGGAAGTTGTCGGAACGCATTTCAGGAAACCCGATTTCGTTTCCGGGCATGCGTCTCCTGACCATCCTGTTCGTTCTGGCAGTGGTTGCTGGCACGACGTGGATGGTCATGGGAGCCAACGAGATTCATCAGATTCCCGAGCCAGTGATCTATGGAGCACTGATCGTGGGAGGCATGGCCTTCCTGCTCGGTATACTGCTCGTCATTCCCATTGGTGGGGCCGACATGCCAGTGGTTGTCGCACTGCTGAATTCCTATTCGGGTCTGGCCGCTGCTGCTACGGGATTCGTGCTGGACAACACCGCCTTGATTGTATCGGGTGCGTTGGTAGGCGCCTCCGGACTCATCCTGACGAACATCATGTGCGTCGCCATGAACCGTTCCCTGCTTAACGTGCTTCTCGGTGGATTCGGTGGCGATGGTGGAGGGGACGCGTCCAGTGGTGGACCGACTGTCGGCAATCTGACTGTGAACTCAACGACACCGGACGACGTGGCCATTCTGCTGACGTATGCCAGCAAAGTCATTTTCGTGCCGGGATACGGCATGGCAGTAGCCCAGGCGCAGCATGCGGTCCGTGAGTTGGCCGAGGAACTTGAAAAACGGGATGTTGAGGTCAAATTTGCCGTTCATCCCGTGGCCGGTCGCATGCCGGGGCACATGAACGTGCTGCTCGCCGAGGCGAATGTATCCTACGACAAACTGTTCGAAATGGACGAGATCAACGGTGAGTTCGCCACTACGGACGTGGCAGTGGTCATTGGTGCCAACGACGTGGTGAACCCGGCTGCACGACACGACAAGAGCAGCCCGATCTACGGCATGCCCATCCTGAACGTCGATCATGCGGCTACGACAATCGTCCTGAAACGATCCATGCGACCCGGATACGCCGGAATCGACAATGAGTTGTTCTACAACTCGAACAACCAGATGCTCTTCGGGGATGCGAAGGAGTCGATTGCCAACGTATTGAACGAAGTCAAGGCACTCTGA
- a CDS encoding DUF1015 family protein, whose protein sequence is MALLHPFKALRPVPERAQDVACVPYDVINTEEARDLAEGNPLSFLHVIRPEIDLPVSMDEHDPEVYAKGAENLRSFRHAPFSTQDVNPCVYVYRLVMDGRSQTGVFGCVSTDEYDSGRILKHELTRPVKEDDRTRHILEQQAHAEPVMLAFKDHPGVQALIEEAQMSPALYDFTADDGIRHTVWRITDTGPIVKAFADVPQLYVADGHHRCKAASRAAEEINGPPDHESRFFPAVLFPMSQVAILPYNRIIRRLPQGPDEFLSTLRSRFDVGPVSQPTPDSKGRICLYLGNTWYGLTLPEPVTSDVTASLDVARLSAGILEPLLGITDPRRDSNIDFVGGIRGTRELERLVHEGKAALAISMYPTSMDELVSVSDAGELMPPKSTWFEPKLRSGLLIHLFD, encoded by the coding sequence ATGGCCCTTCTTCACCCTTTCAAAGCACTCCGTCCGGTACCCGAGCGGGCACAGGACGTTGCCTGTGTACCATACGACGTCATCAACACCGAAGAAGCGCGTGACCTGGCGGAGGGGAATCCGCTGAGTTTCCTGCATGTCATCCGGCCGGAAATCGATCTTCCGGTGTCCATGGACGAGCATGACCCTGAGGTGTACGCCAAAGGCGCCGAGAATCTCCGTTCCTTCCGTCATGCCCCGTTTTCAACCCAGGATGTTAATCCGTGCGTGTATGTTTACCGCCTGGTCATGGATGGTCGTTCACAGACGGGCGTCTTCGGGTGCGTGTCCACGGACGAGTACGACAGCGGACGCATCCTGAAGCACGAACTCACGCGTCCCGTCAAGGAAGATGATCGAACACGTCACATCCTTGAGCAGCAAGCTCACGCAGAACCTGTCATGCTCGCGTTCAAGGACCATCCCGGGGTCCAGGCGCTGATTGAGGAAGCACAGATGTCACCCGCGTTGTACGATTTCACGGCGGATGACGGAATCCGACACACGGTCTGGCGCATCACTGACACCGGGCCCATCGTGAAGGCGTTTGCTGACGTACCACAACTTTATGTCGCCGATGGGCATCACCGATGCAAGGCAGCCAGTCGGGCAGCCGAGGAGATCAATGGGCCACCGGACCATGAATCCCGATTCTTCCCGGCCGTCCTGTTTCCCATGAGTCAGGTCGCCATACTGCCGTACAATCGGATTATTCGCCGTCTTCCGCAAGGTCCGGACGAGTTCCTGTCAACCCTGCGCTCACGATTCGATGTCGGTCCGGTTTCCCAACCGACGCCAGATTCCAAAGGCCGGATCTGTTTGTATCTTGGCAACACATGGTACGGACTGACCTTGCCTGAACCGGTTACATCCGATGTGACGGCCAGTCTGGATGTCGCCCGACTCTCTGCCGGTATCCTTGAGCCCCTCCTGGGTATTACTGATCCGCGCCGGGACAGCAACATCGACTTTGTCGGCGGTATCAGGGGAACGCGGGAACTGGAGCGACTGGTCCACGAAGGAAAGGCAGCACTGGCCATATCCATGTATCCGACTTCCATGGACGAATTGGTGTCCGTTTCGGATGCCGGCGAACTCATGCCACCAAAATCCACGTGGTTCGAACCGAAGTTGCGGTCCGGCCTCCTGATTCATCTTTTTGACTGA